In Microbacterium binotii, one DNA window encodes the following:
- a CDS encoding DUF1090 domain-containing protein, whose product MARKDLDPASDDASDDSALTRELLGEDAAAAATDAEDAGGARGRFAALRGWGRVFRGNRPLWITSAVAVASLVIGLLVGTFVVSPVEAASRADAPEPGLITVPVEFGELSNDVTIRADVGYADAVEVTIDTATLSGPAVVTGQVPEVGTELNALSIALEVAGRPVIVLPGDLPAYRSLRFGVSGPDVVQLKNALRSVGIDGGDPASNVFDAQTSAGITALYAAVGYPAPSGDEGAAQAVSAAEAGVRSAQQAVAAAQADLRKAQSGADPVAIKQADNEVAAAQRAVNDAIAKGNASEIAAAQDQLALTQLQRQQLDAPADTSAQRAAIDAANVQVQQAQQDLQRAREDSMAFLPSSEVLYLTGLPRRVDTVNVTRGAVLQGAAMTVSGATVRLTGSAGEADAALLQVGGEASFELPDGTPHRAVITALAPSTSKDSSGRWSIELEPDPLTPEQIQQMQGSNVRVAIPVGATEGEVLSVPVAALTAGPGGEARVEVVEGDPRDPDAKTRLVTVKTGLAASGAVEISPLEGAVGEGDLVVVGR is encoded by the coding sequence GTGGCGCGAAAGGACCTCGATCCCGCCTCCGACGACGCCTCGGACGACTCCGCGCTCACGCGCGAGCTGCTCGGCGAGGACGCGGCCGCGGCCGCGACCGACGCGGAGGATGCGGGAGGTGCCCGTGGGCGCTTCGCCGCCCTGCGCGGGTGGGGGCGCGTGTTCCGCGGCAACCGTCCGCTGTGGATCACCTCCGCCGTCGCGGTGGCGAGCCTCGTGATCGGACTGCTCGTGGGGACGTTCGTCGTCTCACCGGTGGAGGCCGCATCCCGCGCCGACGCGCCGGAGCCCGGACTCATCACGGTTCCGGTGGAGTTCGGCGAGCTGAGCAACGACGTGACGATCCGAGCCGATGTCGGCTATGCGGACGCGGTCGAGGTGACCATCGACACGGCCACCCTGTCGGGGCCCGCCGTCGTCACCGGTCAGGTGCCCGAGGTGGGCACCGAGCTGAACGCGCTGTCGATCGCGCTGGAGGTCGCGGGGCGTCCCGTGATCGTGCTGCCCGGCGACCTGCCCGCGTATCGGAGCCTGCGCTTCGGCGTCTCGGGGCCCGATGTCGTGCAGCTCAAGAACGCGCTGCGCAGCGTCGGCATCGACGGCGGAGACCCCGCCTCGAACGTGTTCGACGCCCAGACATCCGCCGGCATCACGGCGCTGTACGCCGCCGTCGGCTACCCGGCGCCCTCCGGGGATGAGGGGGCCGCCCAGGCCGTGAGCGCCGCCGAAGCCGGCGTGCGCTCGGCCCAGCAGGCGGTCGCCGCGGCGCAGGCAGATCTGCGCAAGGCGCAGTCGGGAGCCGATCCTGTCGCGATCAAGCAGGCGGACAACGAGGTGGCGGCGGCGCAGCGCGCGGTGAACGATGCGATCGCCAAGGGGAACGCATCCGAGATCGCCGCGGCACAGGATCAGCTCGCGCTGACTCAGCTGCAGCGTCAGCAGTTGGATGCGCCCGCGGACACCTCCGCGCAGCGCGCGGCCATCGACGCCGCGAACGTTCAGGTGCAGCAGGCGCAGCAGGATCTGCAGCGTGCGCGCGAGGATTCCATGGCCTTCCTGCCCTCGTCCGAGGTGCTGTACCTGACGGGCCTGCCGCGTCGTGTCGATACGGTCAACGTCACCCGCGGCGCGGTGCTGCAGGGCGCCGCGATGACCGTCTCCGGCGCCACCGTGCGCCTCACCGGGTCGGCGGGCGAAGCGGATGCGGCCCTGTTGCAGGTGGGCGGCGAGGCGAGCTTCGAGCTGCCCGACGGAACGCCCCACCGCGCTGTCATCACCGCTCTCGCCCCCAGCACCAGCAAGGACTCGTCGGGGCGCTGGTCGATCGAGCTGGAGCCCGACCCGCTGACGCCCGAGCAGATCCAGCAGATGCAGGGATCCAACGTGCGCGTCGCGATCCCCGTGGGCGCGACCGAGGGCGAGGTCCTCTCGGTGCCGGTCGCCGCCCTGACGGCGGGGCCCGGCGGCGAGGCGCGGGTCGAGGTCGTCGAAGGCGACCCCCGCGACCCCGACGCGAAGACCCGCCTGGTCACCGTGAAGACGGGCCTCGCCGCCAGCGGCGCGGTGGAGATCTCGCCGCTCGAGGGCGCCGTCGGCGAGGGCGACCTGGTCGTGGTCGGACGATGA